In Paralichthys olivaceus isolate ysfri-2021 chromosome 1, ASM2471397v2, whole genome shotgun sequence, the following are encoded in one genomic region:
- the lctla gene encoding lactase-like a isoform X1, whose protein sequence is MQHQFILRTHHVITLVLCVSASDDFDWTKNEKTSFYYGTFPTGFSWGVGSSAYQTEGAWNIDGKGASIWDSFAHRKGKIFLNDTGDSSCEGYYKFKDDVTLMKDMKLNHYRFSISWPRILPSGLKSEHINEKGIKYYDDLINLLLDNKITPVVTLYHWDLPQILQEKYGGWQNVSMVNYFNDFANLCFERFGNRVRNWITFNNPWSIAVEGYETGEHAPGLKLKGTGAYRAAHHIIKAHAKVWHTYDTQWRSKQKGLVGISLTADWGEPVDVSNQRDIEAAERYIQFYMGWFATPIFSGDYPQVMKDYVGRKSGQQGLGASRLPVFSPQEKSYIRGTCDFLGLGHFTTRYVTQKNYPSGVGDSYFADRDLAELVDPQWPDPGSEWLYSVPWGFRRLLNFVKSQYGNPMIYVTENGVSEKMLCTDLCDDWRMQYFKDYINEMLKAIKDGVNIKGYTAWSLLDNFEWDEGYSERFGLFYVDFRNKNKPRYPKASVQYYKRIISSNGFPNQREVESWKRKAVETCSSSNQLLAADPLIGHMEMVTEIVVPTVCTLCILLSAVFLMFLLRGRL, encoded by the exons ATGCAGCATCAGTTCATCCTGAGGACGCACCACGTGATCACACTGGTGCTGTGTGTTTCAGCCTCTGACGACTTCGACTGGACCAAGAACGAGAAGACGTCTTTCTACTATGGAACCTTCCCTACTG GTTTCTCGTGGGGGGTGGGCAGCTCGGCCTATCAGACTGAAGGGGCGTGGAACATCGATGGAAAAGGAGCGAGCATCTGGGACTCCTTCGCTCACAGGAAAGGGAAAATATTCCTAAATGACACAGGAGACTCGTCGTGTGAGGGATACTACAAATTCAAG GACGACGTCACCTTGATGAAAGACATGAAGCTGAATCATTATCGTTTCTCCATCTCCTGGCCGAGGATTTTACCAAGCGGACTGAAGT CCGAACACATCAATGAGAAAGGAATCAAATATTACGATGACCTGATCAACTTGCTGCTGGACAATAAGATCACACCTGTCGTCACTCTGTACCACTGGGACTTACCTCAG ATCCTGCAGGAGAAATACGGCGGCTGGCAGAACGTCAGCATGGTGAACTACTTCAACGACTTTGCCAACTTGTGCTTTGAGAGATTTGGAAACCGAGTGAGGAACTGGATCACCTTCAACAATCCGTGG TCCATTGCTGTGGAGGGGTATGAGACAGGGGAACATGCACCGGGGCTGAAGCTGAAGGGAACCGGAGCGTACCGGGCCGCTCACCACATCATCAAA gcTCATGCTAAGGTCTGGCACACGTATGACACACAGTGGAGAAGCAAACAAAAAG gcctGGTTGGCATCTCTCTAACAGCTGACTGGGGTGAACCGGTGGACGTCTCCAACCAGAGGGACATCGAAGCAGCCGAGAGATACATCCAGTTCTACATGGGCTGGTTTGCGACTCCCATCTTCAGCGGGGATTACCCCCAGGTTATGAAAGACTACGTCG gCAGGAAGAGCGGCCAGCAGGGCCTGGGAGCTTCACGCCTCCCCGTCTTCTCACCTCAGGAGAAGAGTTACATCAGAGGAACCTGCGACTTCCTGGGCCTCGGCCATTTCACCACCCGCTACGTCACCCAGAAGAATTACCCGTCAGGGGTCGGGGACAGCTACTTCGCCGACCGTGACCTGGCCGAGCTGGTTGACCCACAATGGCCCGACCCCGGCTCCGAGTGGCTCTACTCTGTCCCCTGGGGCTTCAGACGCCTGCTGAACTTTGTCAAG AGTCAGTACGGAAACCCGATGATCTACGTGACAGAGAACGGCGTTTCAGAGAAGATGCTCTGCACCGACCTCTGTGACGACTGGAGGATGCAGTACTTCAAAGATTACATCAACGAGATGCTCAAAG CGATTAAAGACGGGGTCAACATCAAGGGCTACACCGCCTGGTCGCTGCTCGACAACTTTGAGTGGGACGAAGGATACTCGGAAAGGTTCGGCCTGTTCTACGTGGACTTCAGGAACAAGAACAAGCCACGTTACCCGAAGGCCTCGGTCCAGTACTATAAACGCATCATCAGCTCGAACGGCTTTCCCAATCAGAGAGAG GTGGAGAGTTGGAAGAGGAAAGCAGTGGAGACCTGTTCCTCCAGTAACCAGCTCCTGGCTGCAG ATCCGCTGATTGGCCACATGGAGATGGTCACAGAGATCGTGGTTCCCACCGTGTGCACGCTCTGCATCCTGCTCAGCGCCGTCTTCCTCATGTTCCTGCTGCGTGGACGCctctga
- the tipin gene encoding TIMELESS-interacting protein isoform X1 gives MIDPEQNGRSDASNFRSTQDEAFPPLPPPHSPGQGGQDDRDHSGNEEDEEGNVSKLAEVPAAKRKGVKRPQPKLDSNRLISERGLPALRTMFDDVHFRGKGHEAADLRLLMQKMENWAHRLFPKLQFEDFIDKVEKLGTKKEVQTCLKRIRLDMPLTHEDFGNEGEEAEAKLETLEDPDPFSGARFTNEAQRPVHSTPAPAAAPPPAAPSLTEEQQRRMELNRQRALERRLARHNQQQEADLTDSQAVGTPADEPPSVSSEDVLNGSDDRGNGDEEATEHLEVEPHGSGTQPPSQAPPTESEASAESSQQEDETRQRPDSNECEDRD, from the exons ATGATTGACCCGGAGCAAAATGGCCGGAGCGACGCTTCTAACTTCCGCAGCACACAGGATGAAGCgttccctcccctccccccgcCTCACTCCCCGGGACAGGGGGGACAAGATGACAGAGACCACTCTGGAAATG aagaggatgaagaaggaAACGTGTCCAAGCTGGCTGAGGTTCCTGCTGCCAAGAGGAAAGGAGTGAAGAGGCCGCAGCCCAAACTGGATTCTAACAG GCTGATCTCAGAGAGAGGACTCCCAGCTCTGAGAACGATGTTTGACGACGTCCACTTCAGAGGCAAAGGACACGAG GCTGCTGATCTGCGGCTGCTGATGCAGAAGATGGAGAACTGGGCTCACAGGTTGTTTCCCAAACTGCAGTTTGAAGACTTTATTGACAAAGTGGAGAAACTGGGCACCAAGAAAGAAGTGCAG ACTTGTCTCAAACGGATTCGACTGGACATGCCGCTGACACACGAAGACTTTGGTAACGAGG gggaagaggcagaagcTAAACTGGAAACCCTTGAAGATCCTGATCCATTTAGTGGAGCGCGTTTCACTAACGAAGCCCAAAGACCAGTCCACTCTACCCccgctccagctgctgctcctcctccggCTGCCCCCTCCCTCACCGAGGAGCAGCAGCGACGCATGGAGCTGAACCGACAGCGAGCTCTGGAGAGGAGGCTCGCCCGCCACAAccagcagcaggaagcag acCTCACTGACTCTCAGGCCGTCGGCACACCAGCAGACGAACCCCCATCTGTCTCTTCTGAAGATGTCCTCAACGGGTCTGACGACCGGGGCAACGGAGACGAGGAGGCGACGGAGCATTTAGAGGTGGAGCCACACGGCAGCGGCACGCAACCACCCAGCCAGGCTCCACCCACAGAGTCCGAGGCTTCAGCTGAGTCCAGTCAGCAGGAGGACGAGACCCGACAGCGTCCAGACAGCAACGAGTGTGAGGACAGAGATTAA
- the lctla gene encoding lactase-like a isoform X2: MQHQFILRTHHVITLVLCVSASDDFDWTKNEKTSFYYGTFPTGFSWGVGSSAYQTEGAWNIDGKGASIWDSFAHRKGKIFLNDTGDSSCEGYYKFKDDVTLMKDMKLNHYRFSISWPRILPSGLKSEHINEKGIKYYDDLINLLLDNKITPVVTLYHWDLPQILQEKYGGWQNVSMVNYFNDFANLCFERFGNRVRNWITFNNPWSIAVEGYETGEHAPGLKLKGTGAYRAAHHIIKAHAKVWHTYDTQWRSKQKGLVGISLTADWGEPVDVSNQRDIEAAERYIQFYMGWFATPIFSGDYPQVMKDYVGRKSGQQGLGASRLPVFSPQEKSYIRGTCDFLGLGHFTTRYVTQKNYPSGVGDSYFADRDLAELVDPQWPDPGSEWLYSVPWGFRRLLNFVKSQYGNPMIYVTENGVSEKMLCTDLCDDWRMQYFKDYINEMLKAIKDGVNIKGYTAWSLLDNFEWDEGYSERFGLFYVDFRNKNKPRYPKASVQYYKRIISSNGFPNQREVESWKRKAVETCSSSNQLLAAAARKSQGGQEHAGMQRAWPVHDEV, translated from the exons ATGCAGCATCAGTTCATCCTGAGGACGCACCACGTGATCACACTGGTGCTGTGTGTTTCAGCCTCTGACGACTTCGACTGGACCAAGAACGAGAAGACGTCTTTCTACTATGGAACCTTCCCTACTG GTTTCTCGTGGGGGGTGGGCAGCTCGGCCTATCAGACTGAAGGGGCGTGGAACATCGATGGAAAAGGAGCGAGCATCTGGGACTCCTTCGCTCACAGGAAAGGGAAAATATTCCTAAATGACACAGGAGACTCGTCGTGTGAGGGATACTACAAATTCAAG GACGACGTCACCTTGATGAAAGACATGAAGCTGAATCATTATCGTTTCTCCATCTCCTGGCCGAGGATTTTACCAAGCGGACTGAAGT CCGAACACATCAATGAGAAAGGAATCAAATATTACGATGACCTGATCAACTTGCTGCTGGACAATAAGATCACACCTGTCGTCACTCTGTACCACTGGGACTTACCTCAG ATCCTGCAGGAGAAATACGGCGGCTGGCAGAACGTCAGCATGGTGAACTACTTCAACGACTTTGCCAACTTGTGCTTTGAGAGATTTGGAAACCGAGTGAGGAACTGGATCACCTTCAACAATCCGTGG TCCATTGCTGTGGAGGGGTATGAGACAGGGGAACATGCACCGGGGCTGAAGCTGAAGGGAACCGGAGCGTACCGGGCCGCTCACCACATCATCAAA gcTCATGCTAAGGTCTGGCACACGTATGACACACAGTGGAGAAGCAAACAAAAAG gcctGGTTGGCATCTCTCTAACAGCTGACTGGGGTGAACCGGTGGACGTCTCCAACCAGAGGGACATCGAAGCAGCCGAGAGATACATCCAGTTCTACATGGGCTGGTTTGCGACTCCCATCTTCAGCGGGGATTACCCCCAGGTTATGAAAGACTACGTCG gCAGGAAGAGCGGCCAGCAGGGCCTGGGAGCTTCACGCCTCCCCGTCTTCTCACCTCAGGAGAAGAGTTACATCAGAGGAACCTGCGACTTCCTGGGCCTCGGCCATTTCACCACCCGCTACGTCACCCAGAAGAATTACCCGTCAGGGGTCGGGGACAGCTACTTCGCCGACCGTGACCTGGCCGAGCTGGTTGACCCACAATGGCCCGACCCCGGCTCCGAGTGGCTCTACTCTGTCCCCTGGGGCTTCAGACGCCTGCTGAACTTTGTCAAG AGTCAGTACGGAAACCCGATGATCTACGTGACAGAGAACGGCGTTTCAGAGAAGATGCTCTGCACCGACCTCTGTGACGACTGGAGGATGCAGTACTTCAAAGATTACATCAACGAGATGCTCAAAG CGATTAAAGACGGGGTCAACATCAAGGGCTACACCGCCTGGTCGCTGCTCGACAACTTTGAGTGGGACGAAGGATACTCGGAAAGGTTCGGCCTGTTCTACGTGGACTTCAGGAACAAGAACAAGCCACGTTACCCGAAGGCCTCGGTCCAGTACTATAAACGCATCATCAGCTCGAACGGCTTTCCCAATCAGAGAGAG GTGGAGAGTTGGAAGAGGAAAGCAGTGGAGACCTGTTCCTCCAGTAACCAGCTCCTGGCTGCAG CTGCAAGAAAGTCCCAGGGAGGTCAGGAACATGCAGGGATGCAAAGGGCTTGGCCAGTGCATGATGAAGTTTAG
- the lctla gene encoding lactase-like a isoform X3 codes for MKDMKLNHYRFSISWPRILPSGLKSEHINEKGIKYYDDLINLLLDNKITPVVTLYHWDLPQILQEKYGGWQNVSMVNYFNDFANLCFERFGNRVRNWITFNNPWSIAVEGYETGEHAPGLKLKGTGAYRAAHHIIKAHAKVWHTYDTQWRSKQKGLVGISLTADWGEPVDVSNQRDIEAAERYIQFYMGWFATPIFSGDYPQVMKDYVGRKSGQQGLGASRLPVFSPQEKSYIRGTCDFLGLGHFTTRYVTQKNYPSGVGDSYFADRDLAELVDPQWPDPGSEWLYSVPWGFRRLLNFVKSQYGNPMIYVTENGVSEKMLCTDLCDDWRMQYFKDYINEMLKAIKDGVNIKGYTAWSLLDNFEWDEGYSERFGLFYVDFRNKNKPRYPKASVQYYKRIISSNGFPNQREVESWKRKAVETCSSSNQLLAADPLIGHMEMVTEIVVPTVCTLCILLSAVFLMFLLRGRL; via the exons ATGAAAGACATGAAGCTGAATCATTATCGTTTCTCCATCTCCTGGCCGAGGATTTTACCAAGCGGACTGAAGT CCGAACACATCAATGAGAAAGGAATCAAATATTACGATGACCTGATCAACTTGCTGCTGGACAATAAGATCACACCTGTCGTCACTCTGTACCACTGGGACTTACCTCAG ATCCTGCAGGAGAAATACGGCGGCTGGCAGAACGTCAGCATGGTGAACTACTTCAACGACTTTGCCAACTTGTGCTTTGAGAGATTTGGAAACCGAGTGAGGAACTGGATCACCTTCAACAATCCGTGG TCCATTGCTGTGGAGGGGTATGAGACAGGGGAACATGCACCGGGGCTGAAGCTGAAGGGAACCGGAGCGTACCGGGCCGCTCACCACATCATCAAA gcTCATGCTAAGGTCTGGCACACGTATGACACACAGTGGAGAAGCAAACAAAAAG gcctGGTTGGCATCTCTCTAACAGCTGACTGGGGTGAACCGGTGGACGTCTCCAACCAGAGGGACATCGAAGCAGCCGAGAGATACATCCAGTTCTACATGGGCTGGTTTGCGACTCCCATCTTCAGCGGGGATTACCCCCAGGTTATGAAAGACTACGTCG gCAGGAAGAGCGGCCAGCAGGGCCTGGGAGCTTCACGCCTCCCCGTCTTCTCACCTCAGGAGAAGAGTTACATCAGAGGAACCTGCGACTTCCTGGGCCTCGGCCATTTCACCACCCGCTACGTCACCCAGAAGAATTACCCGTCAGGGGTCGGGGACAGCTACTTCGCCGACCGTGACCTGGCCGAGCTGGTTGACCCACAATGGCCCGACCCCGGCTCCGAGTGGCTCTACTCTGTCCCCTGGGGCTTCAGACGCCTGCTGAACTTTGTCAAG AGTCAGTACGGAAACCCGATGATCTACGTGACAGAGAACGGCGTTTCAGAGAAGATGCTCTGCACCGACCTCTGTGACGACTGGAGGATGCAGTACTTCAAAGATTACATCAACGAGATGCTCAAAG CGATTAAAGACGGGGTCAACATCAAGGGCTACACCGCCTGGTCGCTGCTCGACAACTTTGAGTGGGACGAAGGATACTCGGAAAGGTTCGGCCTGTTCTACGTGGACTTCAGGAACAAGAACAAGCCACGTTACCCGAAGGCCTCGGTCCAGTACTATAAACGCATCATCAGCTCGAACGGCTTTCCCAATCAGAGAGAG GTGGAGAGTTGGAAGAGGAAAGCAGTGGAGACCTGTTCCTCCAGTAACCAGCTCCTGGCTGCAG ATCCGCTGATTGGCCACATGGAGATGGTCACAGAGATCGTGGTTCCCACCGTGTGCACGCTCTGCATCCTGCTCAGCGCCGTCTTCCTCATGTTCCTGCTGCGTGGACGCctctga
- the tipin gene encoding TIMELESS-interacting protein isoform X2 has protein sequence MIDPEQNGRSDASNFRSTQDEAFPPLPPPHSPGQGGQDDRDHSGNEDEEGNVSKLAEVPAAKRKGVKRPQPKLDSNRLISERGLPALRTMFDDVHFRGKGHEAADLRLLMQKMENWAHRLFPKLQFEDFIDKVEKLGTKKEVQTCLKRIRLDMPLTHEDFGNEGEEAEAKLETLEDPDPFSGARFTNEAQRPVHSTPAPAAAPPPAAPSLTEEQQRRMELNRQRALERRLARHNQQQEADLTDSQAVGTPADEPPSVSSEDVLNGSDDRGNGDEEATEHLEVEPHGSGTQPPSQAPPTESEASAESSQQEDETRQRPDSNECEDRD, from the exons ATGATTGACCCGGAGCAAAATGGCCGGAGCGACGCTTCTAACTTCCGCAGCACACAGGATGAAGCgttccctcccctccccccgcCTCACTCCCCGGGACAGGGGGGACAAGATGACAGAGACCACTCTGGAAATG aggatgaagaaggaAACGTGTCCAAGCTGGCTGAGGTTCCTGCTGCCAAGAGGAAAGGAGTGAAGAGGCCGCAGCCCAAACTGGATTCTAACAG GCTGATCTCAGAGAGAGGACTCCCAGCTCTGAGAACGATGTTTGACGACGTCCACTTCAGAGGCAAAGGACACGAG GCTGCTGATCTGCGGCTGCTGATGCAGAAGATGGAGAACTGGGCTCACAGGTTGTTTCCCAAACTGCAGTTTGAAGACTTTATTGACAAAGTGGAGAAACTGGGCACCAAGAAAGAAGTGCAG ACTTGTCTCAAACGGATTCGACTGGACATGCCGCTGACACACGAAGACTTTGGTAACGAGG gggaagaggcagaagcTAAACTGGAAACCCTTGAAGATCCTGATCCATTTAGTGGAGCGCGTTTCACTAACGAAGCCCAAAGACCAGTCCACTCTACCCccgctccagctgctgctcctcctccggCTGCCCCCTCCCTCACCGAGGAGCAGCAGCGACGCATGGAGCTGAACCGACAGCGAGCTCTGGAGAGGAGGCTCGCCCGCCACAAccagcagcaggaagcag acCTCACTGACTCTCAGGCCGTCGGCACACCAGCAGACGAACCCCCATCTGTCTCTTCTGAAGATGTCCTCAACGGGTCTGACGACCGGGGCAACGGAGACGAGGAGGCGACGGAGCATTTAGAGGTGGAGCCACACGGCAGCGGCACGCAACCACCCAGCCAGGCTCCACCCACAGAGTCCGAGGCTTCAGCTGAGTCCAGTCAGCAGGAGGACGAGACCCGACAGCGTCCAGACAGCAACGAGTGTGAGGACAGAGATTAA
- the crybgx gene encoding crystallin beta gamma X encodes MCQIRSLSELHFNQPELLLRTLLHDARTLQSFWVCCSKLHTVTTGSRQRLHILGFLSWPRRADMNIFTKVPGLAQQTSKLGSVLQRAFYGSSGRVTLFEQRNFAGRRLDLSSDCARLSDKNFPERCNSVQVESGAWIGYEHENFRGRQYLWDMSDRGEYNCYDKWCAQVDHVSSVRSVKQDNNPARAQLFERAGYSGKKMEIQDDIPNLMSRYSLNRVASIRVLGGAWVVYQEPNYRGPHYILEKRDYNNFSDWGSQNNTVGSMRRVRFN; translated from the exons ATGTGTCAGATAAGATCTCTGTCAGAGCTTCACTTCAACCAGCCTGA GCTGCTGCTGAGGACGCTGCTCCACGACGCCAGAACCCTCCAGAGCTTCTGGGTCTGCTGCTCAAAGCTCCACACCGTCACGACTGGGTCCCGCCAGAGACTCCACATCCTGG GGTTTCTCTCGTGGCCTCGCAGAGCGGACATGAACATCTTCACTAAGGTCCCAGGATTAGCCCAACAAACCAG CAAGCTGGGGTCTGTGCTCCAACGTGCCTTCTACGGGTCCAGTGGGAGG GTGACCCTGTTCGAGCAGAGGAACTTTGCGGGCCGGAGACTGGACCTGAGTTCGGACTGTGCCAGACTCAGTGACAAGAACTTCCCCGAGAGATGCAACTCTGTGCAGGTGGAGAGCGGAGC GTGGATCGGTTATGAGCATGAGAACTTCAGGGGCCGTCAGTACCTGTGGGACATGTCCGACCGAGGAGAGTACAACTGCTACGACAAGTGGTGCGCTCAGGTGGACCACGTGTCCTCGGTCCGCTCCGTCAAACAG GACAACAACCCGGCCCGAGCTCAGCTGTTCGAGCGAGCGGGTTACTCCGGGAAGAAGATGGAGATCCAGGACGACATCCCCAACCTGATGAGCCGCTACAGCCTCAACAGAGTCGCCTCCATCCGGGTCCTCGGAGGAGC gtgggtgGTGTACCAGGAGCCAAACTACAGGGGGCCTCACTACATTCTGGAGAAACGTGACTACAACAACTTCTCTGACTGGGGCAGCCAGAACAACACGGTGGGCTCCATGCGCCGCGTCCGCTTCAACTGA